One Triticum dicoccoides isolate Atlit2015 ecotype Zavitan chromosome 5B, WEW_v2.0, whole genome shotgun sequence genomic window carries:
- the LOC119311341 gene encoding thaumatin-like protein 1b codes for MATGPLMLTVALLISSLLPAALSTTFTLTNSCAYTVWPGLLSGSGTPALPTTGFALAPGESRAVEAPSAWSGRMWGRTLCGTGADGRFACATCDCGSGAVECAGGGAAPPCSLAEFTLAGSGGKDFYDVSLVDGSNIPMAVLPQGGGGEGCGATGCLADLNGPCPAELRVAGPDGAGIACKSACEAFGRPEDCCSGAFAGGPEACRPSAYSMFFKNACPRAYSYAYDDATSTFTCASGTASYLVVFCPAAMSSLKSSVVSTSTSPALPHVNDTVSYLGRSRDAGSGWQHAPSSSHASSSAPSSLAIAAVAAFTWLCCSSAGRHWRFCLRPSLARSIHGTAPPGEVHATQRNSHVSRQFDLGP; via the exons ATGGCGACTGGCCCGCTGATGCTCACCGTCGCCCTCCTCATCAGCTCGCTCCTCCCGGCTGCATTGTCCACCACGTTCACGCTGACCAACTCCTGCGCCTACACGGTGTGGCCGGGCCTGCTGTCCGGCTCCGGCACGCCGGCGCTACCCACCACGGGCTTCGCGCTGGCGCCGGGGGAGTCGCGCGCCGTGGAGGCGCCCTCGGCGTGGTCGGGCCGCATGTGGGGGCGCACCCTCTGCGGGACGGGCGCCGACGGGCGGTTCGCCTGCGCCACCTGCGACTGCGGCTCGGGCGCCGTGGAGTGTGCCGGCGGGGGCGCCGCTCCCCCGTGCTCGCTCGCGGAGTTCACCCTCGCCGGCTCCGGCGGAAAAGACTTCTACGACGTGAGCCTCGTGGACGGCTCCAACATCCCCATGGCCGTGCTCCCGCAGGGCGGCGGCGGAGAAGGGTGCGGCGCCACGGGGTGCCTGGCGGACCTGAACGGGCCGTGTCCCGCGGAACTGCGGGTGGCCGGGCCCGACGGCGCCGGCATCGCCTGCAAGAGCGCGTGCGAGGCGTTCGGGCGGCCCGAGGACTGCTGCAGCGGCGCGTTCGCCGGCGGGCCCGAGGCGTGCCGCCCGTCGGCCTACTCCATGTTCTTCAAGAACGCGTGCCCGCGCGCCTACAGCTACGCCTACGACGATGCCACCTCCACCTTCACCTGCGCCTCCGGCACCGCCTCCTACCTCGTCGTCTTCTGCCCCGCTGCCATGTCCAG CCTCAAGTCGTCCGTGGTGAGCACGAGCACCTCGCCGGCGCTGCCCCACGTCAACGACACCGTCTCCTACCTGGGCCGCAGCCGCGACGCCGGCAGCGGGTGGCAGCACGCGCCGAGCTCGAGCCACGCTTCGTCTTCGGCGCCGAGCTCCCTCGCAATCGCAGCCGTCGCCGCGTTCACGTGGCTCTGCTGCAGCAGCGCCGGGCGCCACTGGCGCTTCTGTCTCCGTCCTAGCTTAGCTAGGTCCATCCATGGCACGGCACCGCCCGGCGAGGTGCATGCAACGCAACGCAACAGCCATGTGAGCCGACAGTTTGACCTCGGGCCGTAG